Genomic window (Aquimarina sp. BL5):
AATCCTAGAATTTAAAGAAGAAGATGGGTATCTTTTAAGAGAAGAAGAGCCTCCTGTAAAAAAAGTAGATTCTTATAGAAGTGTAGTATCAAAAGTAAAAAAGACCAAAAAACCTTCGATTATCCTTGGAGATATTTCAATTCCAAAAGAAGAACGAAAATTAAAATCCACTCCTAGAGTTACAGCCAAAAAAAAATCAAGTATCTCTACTTCTCCACTTAAACGGTTTAAAACATCGGCAGAAGAATTAAAAACAGAAAAACAAAAACCTAGCACAGCTAAAACTATTGTAAAACCAGCTGAAAAAAAACCAACTAAAGATAAAACTAGTCGTACTAACCTCCTACATCTAGGGAAGACAACAAAACCTAAGAAAGAAAATAAATCTTCTTTAGTCATGGGAGAACAACTTGGTACAAATAAAAAATCAACAACCACTCCTACTCCATCAAAACCTAAAAACAACAGTAGTAGTTCAAAAAAACCAAGACCTTCTGATGATAATAGCTTTTTTAGTATTTAACTAATTTTATGTATTAGAAATCCTATTACTTCTTTGAGGTATTGTTAATTTTCGTATTCAACATTTCATCACTAAATTTCACAATCCAGATTTAAGTTATACAACCTATTATGCACATCCACATCAATCTGTTGTTTATCCACAATTTTAGACCAAAGTTCCACTATACAAATAGTATCTTGTTTCTAAATAATACCTTAAATATACTTATTACATCGTGTAATAAATGAACTTAAATTTTTTACATTATGATTAACAAATTATCAAACTTAGGAAAAGCTTTAACCAGAGAACAACAAAAAACAATCAATGGAGGGTTACTCTTACCTTGCCATAATAATAGAGATTGTGAAGATCTTACTGCTAGTTATAATTATCAGTGTGTTGCCGTTCCTAGTTCTCCATTCGGTAGACTATGTGTTTTAAGATAATACAAAACGTTATAATAATTAAAATTTTTACACAATGAAAAAAAACATTTTAAACTTAGAAGGAGTTAAAGTGCTCGGAAAAGAAGTTCAGAAAACTGTAAATGGTGGTTATGATGGATGTGATTGCGGAGTGGTTACCAATATGCCATTTTTCTGTCCATATAGACCTTGTAACTAAAAGAAAATAGTTAGTTATTTTTTAATTGAGAATAACGGATTAAAACCCTCATCTATTTTTAAAAATAGATGAGGGTTTTTTATAATTGATTGATGATATTTAATATTAGTCTAAAACCATAAGTTCATACGCTGGCAAATACGTTTTTACATTACTAAATTCTGTATTAAATAATCGAACCCGGTATGTTCTTCCTTCTGCTAAATCTTTATTTGGAACCGATGGTGATATCAATTCGAATGACAAATTATTAGTTCCATTGATGAATTGTTGCGTAGCACTTTCAAAAACAAGCACCTGATCTGGTGTATCTTCTCTTATTAAGACATCAGAAATATTTACTTCATGAATCTGAAAACCTATCTCTCCAAAATCAACGTCGAATGGACCATCTCCTTCTATAAAAATAGGATCTATAACAGCATCTAAAGTAACATCAATAAAGAATAGAGCAATAACTCCTACTTCCGATTCAATATAACTATACTCAGAACTTACTCTTAGATCACCACACTCACCCTCACTAATAATTATAGCTCCAAGATCTTCTAATGTACAGACTTCCTCCGGAATTTCATTAAGCTGTAGGTTCCCGGATATGTCTAAAACGTCCAAAATAGTAAGTGCTCCTAATTCTTTAGGTACATCTGTAATCATATTATTACTTAAGTTGATCGTTTTAAGATTTATTAACTCTCCTATCCTAGTGCTAATTGTATTAATATGGTTGTTTTCTAAATTTAAATCTGTTAATTGAGTCAACATACCGATTTCGTCCGGTATAATGCCATCTACAGTCGTTAGAAACCCTATATTATTATTTGATAAATCTAATTTCTTAAGCGAACTGGCACCAAAAATACTTCTATTAAAAGTTTGTATGCCTTGGCTTCCGGTAATTGTCAACGAAGTTAGCTTCTCTAATGAATTAAAGCCTTCAGGTAGAGTCGTTAGGTTTTCGTTATCCCTTAGTATAATCGATTCTACATTATTTAACGCAAAAAATCCTTCTGGAATCTCGAAAAAATTACCGTTGATAAAACTTAATTCCACTAATGAAGAAAGCTGGCCTATATCACTAGGAATATTATCTAATGAAGTGTTTTCTACAAACAACTTTTCTAAATTAGTCAAGGCTCCAATTCCTTCTATTTCTCCAATTCCAAACTGATCTAAAACAAGTTCTTTTAAATTCGATAAAGAAAACAAACCTGGTAAAAAATCATCCGATTCGATGATAGCACTATTACCAGATAATGATAGTTCTTCTAGCTTTTTTAAATCAAACAATTCATTAGGGATACTGGTGAGTCCATTATCTTTTAGTCTCAATATTGTTAAATCTTCTAATAGATTGATAGTTGGAGTAAGTATGGTAATACCTTTATTTTCAATACTTAACCCAATTAGCTTGTTATTTTCTATTACGAGTCCCTCCCAATTATTAATATTATCCAGATTACCATCCCAATTCAAAGTATTATTAGGATTATCTTCTATTATTTTTAAAAGTACACTATTTACATTCTCAAAATCATCCTCAATGACAACGGTAATGAGATCCTCGTCTATTTCTTTAGTACAGGAAACTAATAAACCTACACATAATATAAAAACCCTCAAATATAAACTCTTCATAAATCTTATATTTAATTATATACTAATCTCTTATATTACAAATATGTCCGAAAAATTTATCATACAACTCCACGAGTGGTCTAATGACCATATTTTGTGGATGAATGTAGATATA
Coding sequences:
- a CDS encoding leucine-rich repeat domain-containing protein encodes the protein MKSLYLRVFILCVGLLVSCTKEIDEDLITVVIEDDFENVNSVLLKIIEDNPNNTLNWDGNLDNINNWEGLVIENNKLIGLSIENKGITILTPTINLLEDLTILRLKDNGLTSIPNELFDLKKLEELSLSGNSAIIESDDFLPGLFSLSNLKELVLDQFGIGEIEGIGALTNLEKLFVENTSLDNIPSDIGQLSSLVELSFINGNFFEIPEGFFALNNVESIILRDNENLTTLPEGFNSLEKLTSLTITGSQGIQTFNRSIFGASSLKKLDLSNNNIGFLTTVDGIIPDEIGMLTQLTDLNLENNHINTISTRIGELINLKTINLSNNMITDVPKELGALTILDVLDISGNLQLNEIPEEVCTLEDLGAIIISEGECGDLRVSSEYSYIESEVGVIALFFIDVTLDAVIDPIFIEGDGPFDVDFGEIGFQIHEVNISDVLIREDTPDQVLVFESATQQFINGTNNLSFELISPSVPNKDLAEGRTYRVRLFNTEFSNVKTYLPAYELMVLD